The window CGCGTCCACGCGCTCCAGGTCCTCGCTATCGTGACGCATGGACATGCCGGCGCTGCTTATTTTGTTGGATCGCCCGTATAGAACGGGCTTTCGAGATAGCGCCGGAGTGCGAAGCGTACCAGCACGCCGATGGTGGCGGACACCGGCACGGCAACCAGCAGACCGACGAAGCCGAACAGGTAGCCGAAGGCGAGCAGCGCGAAGATCACCCACACCGGATGCAGGCCGGCGCTTTCACCGACCAGCTTCGGCGACAGCACATTACCCTCGATGAACTGGCCGACGAAGAAGATGACGATGACGACAACGATCCAGGTGTAGTCCGGCCAGAACTGCGCCACCGCGACGCCGACCGACAGGACGAGACCGGTCATCGAGCCGACATAGGGAATGAATGTGATGAGGCCGGAGATCAGCCCGATCAGCAGGCCGAAATTGAGTCCCGTCAGCGTCAGCGCCACGGCATAGAAGGTGCCGAGGATAAGACACACCGCAGCCTGGCCGCGCACGAAGCCGGCGATCGCCCGATCGGTTTCGTGCGCCAACTGATGCACGGTGTCGCGCTGGCGCACCGGAATCCAGCTATCGACCGCGTTGACCATCCGGTGCCAGTCATACAGCAGATAGAAGGCAACGACCGGAGTCACCACGATCAGCGAGAACAGCGACACAATGGCCCGGCCGCCGGACCAGAGCCCGGTCAGGAAGGTGGTGATCCAGCCGGCACCTTGCGTCACCAGATCGCTGATGCCCTTGTCGCTGCCGATGCCGCTGCCGAGCAGCTTGTTGAGCCACGGAATGCCCGGGTCGCTGACCAGCGAGCGCAGCTTGGTGACGTAAGTCGGAATATTCTGGATCAGCGCGCCGAGCTGCCCCCCGAGCAGCGGCAGAATGAGCAACAGCACCAGCACGATCAGCAGCACCACCAAAGTGATAATGCCGAGCGCCGCGACCATGCGGTTGACGCCCATGCGCTCGAGACGGTCGGTAAGTGGCGCCAGAAAATAGGCAATGGCCAGGCCGGCGATGAATGGCAGCAGGATGTCGGCCAGCAGCCACAGCAGCAGCACGAAGATCGCCAGCGCCACCAGCCAGAACGTCATCTGGCGTTGCAGGGTCAAGCCACCATTCGGCGGACTCGCTTCCGGGCCGGTCACGAATGCGCCTTCGGGGAATTCATGTGTCGGACCCAGTCGTTGAGATAGGCGGCGATCGACAGCAGCGTCAGCACCGCGACCGCCCCCATCAGGACCGCTCGCAGCGTCGGCACCTGGATATTGAAGCCGAGCGAGCCGAGCACCACGCAGGCGAAGGCAATCTGCGCCACGGTGTTCAGCTTCGACACCCACAGCGGTTTGATCTTGAGCGGGTTATCCATGAGCCAGGACAAGATGATGCCTCCGACGATCAGGATATCCCGCGACACCACCAGGATCACCAGCCAAAGCGGGATGTCCCCGTTGATCCCAAGCGTCAGGTAGATCGACACGATCAGCGCCTTGTCCGCCAAGGGGTCGAGATAGGCGCCAAGTTCCGTGGTCATGCCAAAACGCTTGGCCAGGAAGCCATCGACGGCATCGCTGACGCCGGCGACCAGAAACAGGACGAAGGCGATCCACATCGTATGGGAGGCAATCGCCCAGACGACGAGAGGCACCATGAAGATACGCGCCAGCGTAATAAGGTTCGGAATGCTCAAAGCCAGGCCCGGCTCACGTCACGCCCCCGGCACGGGGCCACTTCGGAAGGATATCCAACGGGCGGAGTATAACGGCGCGGGTGCCATTGCGCGAAGGTCCTTTTCGACGTAAGCGACGGCTAAATGTTGACAGGCGCGCGCTATTTTGCCGCCCCGGAGAGACAGGATGGCGGACAAGGCCCCGAATGAGCCCGGCCTGACCTATGCTCAGGCGGGCGTCGATATCGACGCCGGAAACCGGATGGTGGACCTGATCAAGCCACTGGTCCGCGCCACGGCCCGGCCCGGCGCCGACGCCGAAATCGGCGGATTTGGCGGCCTGTTCGACCTGAAACGCGCCGGTTACAAGGACCCGATCCTGGTCGCCGCCAATGACGGGGTCGGCACCAAGGTCAAGATCTCCATCGAAACCGGGCGCCACGACACCATCGGCATCGACCTTGTCGCAATGAGCGTCAACGACCTCGTGGTCCAAGGCGCCGAGCCCCTCTTCTTCCTCGACTATTACGCCACCGGACGGCTGGAGCCGGAAATCGGCGCCGCCGTGGTCGCCGGTATCTCCGTCGGCTGCCGGGACGCCGGCTGCGCCCTTATTGGCGGCGAGACCGCCGAGATGCCCGGCCTCTATCAGGGCGACGATTACGACCTCGCCGGCTTTGCCGTCGGCGCCGTCGAGCGCGGTGAGGTGCTGCCGCGACCGGACATCGCCGAAGGCGACGTCATCCTCGGCCTCGCCTCCTCCGGCGTGCATTCGAATGGCTATTCGCTGGTGCGCAAGGTGGTGGCCAAGAGCGGATTGCTGTGGAGCACATCGGCGCCGTTCGCGCCCGAGAAGTCGCTCGGCGAAGCCATCCTGACGCCGACGCGCATCTATGTGAAATCCTGCCTTGCCGCGATCCGCGCCACCAAGGCCGTCAAAGGTCTCGCCCATATCACCGGCGGCGGCTTCCCCGACAACATCCCGCGCGTGCTCCCAAAGAGCCTCGGCGCCCGCATTGACCTAACCAAAGTCAACGCGCCGCCGGTGTTCCGCTGGCTGGCGCAGGTTGGCAATATCGCGCCGAACGAAATGCTGCGCACCTTCAATTGCGGCGTCGGCATGATCGTCGTCGTCGCCCCGAAGGACGCGGCCGCGGTGACCGACGCCTTTGCCAAAGCCGGCGAGAAGGTCGCGGCCATCGGCAGCGTCATTCGCGCCAACGGCAATGAGCGCGTCATCTATGACGGCGCCCTCGATCTCAAGTTGTAACGCGATGCCCAAGAAGCGCGTCGCCGTTCTGATTTCCGGCCGCGGCTCGAACATGGCGGCGCTGATCGAGGCCGCAAAGGCACCGGACTATCCCGCGGAGATCGTGCTCGTCCTCGCCAACATCGCGGATGCCGGCGGGCTCGAGACGGCGCGCAACAACGGCATCGAAACCGCCGTCGTCGATCATAAGGCTTTCGGCAAAGATCGCGCCGCCTTCGATCGCGCCATGCACGACGTGCTCGTCGCGCACAACATCGAGCTGGTCTGCCTCGCCGGCTTCATGCGTCTCCTGACGCCGCAATTCGTGGCGCAGTGGAACGAGCGCATGCTCAACATCCACCCTGCTCTCCTGCCCGCCTTCAAGGGCCTCGACACGCACAAGCGCGCGCTCGACGCGAAGGCCAAGGTTCATGGCGCCACAGTGCATTTCGTCGTGCCGGAAATGGACGCCGGGCCGATCATCATGCAGGGCGCGGTTGTCGTGCGTGATGACGACACCGAAGCCACGCTCGCCGCGCGCGTGCTCAAAGTCGAACACACCATCTATCCCGCGGCGCTGAAGCTCGTTGCCGAAGATCGCGTCAAGGTTGCCGATGGCCGTTGTCTGATCGACGGCGTTGCGGTGCCGGATGCAGACGCGCTCACGCCTGCGGCGTAACGCCACGCACTAACACCGGCGTAACTGGCCACACGTTTTTGTGACTTGGACGTGGGGCCGCGCACTTCTAGTCCCAACGTCCTACTGCGACTCAAGGGGACAACAACAGAATGCTTACTCGCAATAACGAAACTCGTCTGCTCATTCCCGGCCTTTCCGGCTTTTACGCCGCGATGGAGCCTATCGCCTATACGCTCGTACGTGTTGTCTTGGGCCTCGTCCTGTTCATGCACGGCTGGCAGAAGGTGAACACTTTCGGCCTCGACAAGGTCAGCACAGCCTTTGCCACCAATTACGGACTGCCGGGTGCCTCGGCCTATCTTGTTGCGTTTGTCGAGTTGATTGGCGGCGCCGCCATCCTGATCGGCCTATTCACGCGCTTCTTTGCCTCGGCCTCGGCCATTCTCCTGCTGGTCGCGATGTTTGCCGCGCACTGGGCCAAGGGATTCTACGCCGGCCAGGGCGGCTACGAGTTCGCGCTGACGCTCGGCATCGTGGCCTTCTTCATCGCCATTCGCGGCGGCGGCCGTTATTCGGTCGACGCCAAGATCGGCAAAGAGCTGTAAGGCTCACCTCAGTCATTCCGGACGCGCGCACAAGCGCGCGGCCCGGAATGACCGTCACGCCTTCCGCACCCACACCTTATTGTCGTGAAACGCCGCGCCGCCGAACGGCGCCACCGCATCCGCGCCGGTGAGCGTGTTGATGCCGCGGCCGTCCACGTAAGCCGAATTCGGCCAGATCGATTCCGCGATCAGCACGCCGCGGCGCACGCCGTCGAACAGTTTGGCATGCAGGCGCACCTCGCCGCGCCGATTACCCAGCACGACCTCGTCGCCGTCAGCGATGCCCTGCTCTGCCGCGTCGTCCGGATGGATCATCACCGTCGGCCGTTTCTCGTTGGCCTGCGATGTCGGCGTTTCATTGAACGTCGAATTGAGGAAGCCGCGCGCCGGTGACGTCGCCAGCCGGAACGGATGTTCCGCATCGGCCGTCTCGACCACGTTCCAGTGATCGGGCAGCACCGGCATGTCGTCGACCGGACCTGACGTGTACGGGCTGCGGAATGGCACTTTCGGCCAGTCCGGCTTGAAGCGGAATTTGCCGTCCGGCCAGTTGAAGCCGTCGAGGTAATGCGCCTTCTCGAATGGCGGCTGGCAATCGATCCACTTATTGGCTTCGAGTTCGGCCAGCGTGCCGCGCTTCGAGCGGCGCAGCATGTCGTCGATCAGTTCGCGCGGGCTCATGCCGAAGCCCTCGTGCTCGGCGCCGAGACGTTCGGCCAAGGCGGCAACGACGTCGTGATTGTTACGGCACTCGCCCGGCGGTTCGACCAGCTTTGGCCCCAGCATAATGTATTGGTGGCCGCCGCCGCGATAAATGTCGTCGTGTTCGAGAAAGGTCGTTGCTGGCAGCACGATATCGGCGACCTCTGCCGTCTCGGTCATGAACTGCTCGTGGACGCAGACGAACAGGTCGTCGCGGGCAAAGCCGCGCTTCACCAAGGTCTGGTCCGGCGCCACCGACAGGGGATTGGTGTTCTGAATAAACAGCGCATCGACCGGCGGCCCGCCCCGCAAGGCGTCGCGGTCGCCGGTGAGGATCGCGCCGATCCGCGACTGATCGAGCATGCGCACTTTCGGGTCGAAGGCATCGGTGCCTTCGATCAGCGATTTGTTGAGGCCGAAGATATCGTTGTTGTTGTGAAAGGCGCCGCCGCCCTCATATTGCCAGGCGCCGGTGACGGCGGCGATCGACAGCGCCGCGTGCATATTGGCCGCACCATTGCGCGAACGGGCGAAGCCATAGCCGAGCCGGAAATAGGTGCGCTTGGTATCGCCGATCAGCCGCGCGAACTCTTCGATGGTCTCGACCGGCGTACCGGTGATCGCGGAGGCCCATTGCGGATCGCGCGTTTTGAGATGCGCTTCGAGTTCACGCGGCGCGTCGGTGTATTTGTCGAGATAGGCCCAGTCCGCCTTGCCGTCGCGGAACAGGCAATGCATCACCGCACAAGCAAGCGCGCCGTCGGTGCCGGGCTTCACCAGCACCGGAAGATCGGCCTGCGCCATGGTGCCGTTCATATAGACATCGACCGCTGCAATCTTGGCGCCGCGTTCTTTTCGCGCGTGCGTCGCATGGGTCATGACATTGACCTGCGTGTTGACCGGATTGGTGCCCCAAATCACCACGAGATCGGACTTCGCCATCTCGCGCGGATCGCTGCCGGCGATCTTGCCGGTGCCGGCGGCAAAACCAGACCACGCCGGATTGACGCAGATGGTCGAATGAAAGCCCGAATATTTCTTGACGTGGCGCAGCCGGTGGATGCCGTCGCGCATGACGAGGCCCATGGTGCCGGCGTAATAATACGGCCAGACGCTTTCCGCGCCGTGGTGCGTTTCGGCCTTCAATAGCTGCTCGGCCACGATATCGAGCGCGTCGTCCCAGCCGATGCGGCGAAACTCGCGCGAGCCTTTCCCGCCGACGCGCTGCAGCGGATGCATCAGGCGATCGGCGTGATGCTCGCGCTCGGCATAGCGCGCCACTTTCGCGCAGACGACACCCGCAGTGTAGTCGTTGTCGCGCGCGCCGCGCACGCGGCCGATGGTATGCGCGTCGAGAATTTCGACATCGAGCGCGCAGGTCGAGGGGCAATCATGCGGACAGGCCGAATGCCCGATCCGGATGGCTTGCTTCGGAGGCCGGACGGTCTGGTTCATGGCCGCGACTATACCGGCGGAGTCGCCGCAAGTCGCGCCCCTGTCGCGTCCTGTCCTAGACTTCGCTTTCCTTCGGCATGCGCGAGCGCCGCCACAGGCCGCCGACCGTCAGCACCAGCACCGCGCCGACCGCCGCGGCCGTGTACTCGACCACGTGCGCCGTGCCGGCCCCGTACTGGGCCAGATAGCCCGTCACCACCGGATCGGTCGCAATGACCTCACCGGAGATCCAGCCGAGCAGCGCCGCGCCGGCCCAGATCAGCACCGGGAAGCGGTCAAGCAGCGCCATGATCAGCGCCGCGCCGGCCACGATCAGCGGGATCGAAATGGCCAGGCCGATGACCAGCAGCGCCATGTTGCCGCCGGCCGCGGCGGCAATGGCGATGACGTTGTCGAGGCTCATGATGATGTCGGCGACCGCGACAATGCGCACGGCGCGCCACAGATTCTGCACCGCCTCGCCGTGATCGTCCTCGGCCTCGTCCGGCACCAGGAGCTTGGCGGCGATGTAGAGCAGCGCCAGGCCGCCCGCGATCTTGAGCCACGGCAGCAGCATCAGCGTCGCGACGACGCCAGTGAAGACAATGCGCATGCCGACGGCGACACCGGCGCCGAGGATCATGCCCCATTTGCGCTGATGCGGTGGCAGACCGCGGCAGGCCATGGCAATGACCAGCGCGTTATCGCCGGAGAGAAGGATGTTGATCCAGATGATCTTGACGAGCGCGATCCAGAATTCGCCGCCGCCCATCTGGCCCCAGCCGGAGCCGATCATCTCAAACAGATTTGCCACCGCTTTGTCTCCCCACCTGTGCCCGCATCGCGCTGTGCGGATAGTTCAAAGTTACACGGTTCAGTTCGCCGGATCGTTGCGGGCCGCCCCTTTGCGGAAGCGGCCCGCCGCCGGTTCTTCGCTAATTGATCTTAGCCGACGATTTCGTTGCCGGAGAAGAACTGGGCGATCTCGATCGCCGCGTTCTCGGCCGAGTCCGAACCATGCACCGAGTTCTCGCCGATCGACTTGGCGTGGGTCTTGCGGATGGTGCCATCGGCCGCCTTCGACGGGTCAGTGGCGCCCATCACGTCCCGGTACTTGGCAATCGCGCCTTCGCCTTCGAGCACCTGCACGACGACCGGCGCCGAGATCATGAAATCGACGAGTTCGCCGAAGAACGGCCGTGCCTTGTGAACGGAATAGAACTGCTCGGCCTGGTCCTTGGTGATGCGCACGCGCTTCTGCGCGACGATGCGCAGACCGGCCTTTTCGATCATGGCATTGATCGCGCCGGTCAGGTTCCGCTCGGTGGCATCGGGCTTGAGGATCGAAAAAGTACGCTCAACTGCCATCGGGTTTAAATCCTTCAGTGGAATTGATCGGACTGATGTCCGACTTTGATTGGAGGGGAGATTGCGGGCGGCTTATACCGGGGGCCGAGGGGGCCCGGCAAGGCCGGTTTTCCTCTCCTTTCAAGGACTTTTCCGAGAGAGCTGGAGGCATTGATGAAATCCCGCTACCAGATGTTCGCCGCCTACAATGCCTGGTGCAATGAGCGGCTCTACGATGCCATCGCCAAGGTGCCGGACGCCGAATACCGCGCCGATCGCGGCGCCTTCTTCAAATCGCTGCACGGCACGCTGAATCACCTCCTGGTCGCCGACCGTATCTGGATGCGGCGCTTTACCGGCGTCGGCGAGGTCCCACCGGGCCTCAACGCCATCCTGTTCGACCGTTTCGAGGATTTACGGGCCGCTCGCCGCTCGCAAGACGTTCTTATCAATCGCTACATAGACGGCCTCGATCAGGCCAGGCTCGACGGGACGTTGCGCTACAAGACGGTTGTCAATCCGCAGGTCATCGAGCAGCCGCTGGCGCCCGCGCTGGACCATTTCTTCAATCACCAGACGCATCACCGCGGCCAGGCGCACGCCCTTCTCACCGCCATTCTCGGCAATGATGCGACGCCGAGTTTCGACCTTCTGATCCTCCAGCGCGAAACCGGCATGGGCCTGAGCTCGATGAGCTGAGCTCCATCTCGTCATTCCGGACGCGGCAAGACGCGCCCGGAAGGACATCGGAATTGGGGATTGCGCGGCGCGGGCGTGTCGGCCACAAGGCGCGCATCATGCTGATTATCGACAATCTCACCGTCCGCATCGCCGGCCGTTCCCTGCTCGAGGATGCCAGCGCCCGGGTCACGCCCGGCGCGCGCGTCGGCCTGATCGGCCGCAATGGCACCGGCAAATCGACGCTGTTCAATGTCATCACCGGCCAACTGGGCGCGGAAACCGGTTCCGTCAGCCTGCCGCCGCGCTGGCGCATCGGCCGCCTCGCCCAGGAAGCGCCGAACGGTCCCGAGAGCCTGCTCAAAGTCGTGCTGCAAGCGCCGAGCGAGCGCACCGACCTGCTGGCCGAAGCTGAAACCGCCACCGATCCGAACCGTATTGCCGAGATTCAGTCGCGCCTTGCCGACATCGGCGCCCATGCCGCCCCGGCCCGGGCCGCCGCCATCCTGTCAGGGCTCGGCTTCTCGCCGTCGGACCAGCAACGCCCCTGCACCGAATTTTCCGGCGGCTGGCGCATGCGCGTCGCCCTCGCCGCGACCTTGTTCGCCGAACCCGACCTGCTGTTGCTCGACGAGCCCACCAACTATCTCGATCTCGAAGGCACGCTGTGGCTGCAGGATCATCTGGCGAAATATCCGCACACCATGATCGTGGTCAGCCATGACCGCGACCTCCTGGACAATTCGGTCAACCAGATCCTCGCCCTCGAAGCCAAGAAGCTCACGCTCTACAAAGGCGGCTATTCCGACTTCGAGCGCCTGCGCAGCGAACGCCTCGCGCTCGACCAGAAGATGATCAAGAAGCAGGAGGCCCAGCGTGCGCATCTGCAGGCCTTCGTCGATCGCTTCCGCGCCAAGGCCACCAAGGCGCGGCAGGCGCAGTCGCGCATCAAGATGCTGGCCAAGATGCAGCCCATCGTGTCGATGACGACGGACGATGTGCGGCCGATCAACATTCCCGCACCGGACAAGCTGCTATCGCCGCCGATCATCGCCACCGACGGCGTCGCGGTCGGCTACGAGCCCGGCCATCCGGTGCTCAGCGGCGTATCGCTGCGCATCGACAATGATGACCGCATCGCGCTGCTGGGCTCCAACGGCAACGGCAAATCGACTTTGGTGAAGCTGCTTGCCGGCCGCCTCAAACCCGAGCGCGGCACTGTCACGCGCGCCGCGCCTTTGAAGGTCGGCTACTTCGCGCAGCATCAGGTCGACGAGCTCGACCTCAACGACAGCCCCTACGATCATGTCCGCCGCCTGATGCCCGATCAGCCGGAAGCCAGAATACGCGCCCGCGTCGGCGCCATCGGCTTTTCCGGTGACGCCGGCAACACCAAGGTCGAGAAACTGTCGGGCGGCGAGAAAGCCCGATTGATGCTGGGCCTGTCGACCTTCGAGGCGCCGCATCTCATCATCCTCGACGAGCCGACCAACCATCTCGACATCGACAGCCGCGGCGCGCTGATCGAAGCAATCAACGATTTCCCCGGCGCCGTGATCCTGGTGTCGCACGACCGTTATTTGCTGGAAGCCTGCGTCGACCGGCTGTGGCTGGTGGCGGGCGGCAAGGTCAAACCCTTCGACGGCGATATCGAGGACTACCACCGCTTCATCCTGTCGGAAGGCAAGCCGTCGAGCGTCGCGAAAGCCGCGCCGCGCGTCGATCCGGCCGAAGCGCGCCGCGCCGCCGCCGAAAAACGCGCCGAGACGGCACCGCTACGCAAGCAGATTCAAAAAGCGGAAGCCGACATAGCGCAGCTCAACAAGCAACTCGCCAAGCTCGACAACACGCTGGGCGACGGCGAGCTGTTCGTGAAGGACCCTGCACGCGCCGCCGATCTGTCGAAGACACGCGCGAACGTCGTCGCGGCGATCGCCAAGGCCGAAGAGGAATGGCTCGCCGCTTCCAGCGCACTGGAGCAGGCGTAAATTCCGGCGCCGGATTAGTTGATGCGGGTCGGCGCGCGCTTCGGCGCCGGTTTCTTCTTCGCCACCGGTTTCGGCTTCTGCGCTTGCGGCAACGCATCGACCACCTTCAGGCGGCCCGACGCAAAGGTGTACACGCCCGGCCACTGCCCAGCGGCGTAGGTCAGCACGGTCTTGCGCTCGTTGTTTTCGGCCGCGCTAATAGCGACGTTGCTTGGCGTGCCGGCGCGGCGCACCACCTGGCATTCCGACATCCCGAGCGCGACGCCGCCCAGGACCGGTGCGTCACCGCCCGCTGGCATCGGCGAACCGGCAAGATCGCCCGCCACCGAGCCGGCTTGCGGCGCGGCGGGGCTTGCCGGCGCTGGCGTCTCGGCCGCCGCAGCAGCACAGCTGCCGTCAGGATTGAC of the Undibacter mobilis genome contains:
- a CDS encoding DinB family protein, translated to MKSRYQMFAAYNAWCNERLYDAIAKVPDAEYRADRGAFFKSLHGTLNHLLVADRIWMRRFTGVGEVPPGLNAILFDRFEDLRAARRSQDVLINRYIDGLDQARLDGTLRYKTVVNPQVIEQPLAPALDHFFNHQTHHRGQAHALLTAILGNDATPSFDLLILQRETGMGLSSMS
- the ndk gene encoding nucleoside-diphosphate kinase, with product MAVERTFSILKPDATERNLTGAINAMIEKAGLRIVAQKRVRITKDQAEQFYSVHKARPFFGELVDFMISAPVVVQVLEGEGAIAKYRDVMGATDPSKAADGTIRKTHAKSIGENSVHGSDSAENAAIEIAQFFSGNEIVG
- a CDS encoding TerC family protein, which codes for MIGSGWGQMGGGEFWIALVKIIWINILLSGDNALVIAMACRGLPPHQRKWGMILGAGVAVGMRIVFTGVVATLMLLPWLKIAGGLALLYIAAKLLVPDEAEDDHGEAVQNLWRAVRIVAVADIIMSLDNVIAIAAAAGGNMALLVIGLAISIPLIVAGAALIMALLDRFPVLIWAGAALLGWISGEVIATDPVVTGYLAQYGAGTAHVVEYTAAAVGAVLVLTVGGLWRRSRMPKESEV
- a CDS encoding CDP-alcohol phosphatidyltransferase family protein; protein product: MSIPNLITLARIFMVPLVVWAIASHTMWIAFVLFLVAGVSDAVDGFLAKRFGMTTELGAYLDPLADKALIVSIYLTLGINGDIPLWLVILVVSRDILIVGGIILSWLMDNPLKIKPLWVSKLNTVAQIAFACVVLGSLGFNIQVPTLRAVLMGAVAVLTLLSIAAYLNDWVRHMNSPKAHS
- a CDS encoding DoxX family protein, with translation MLTRNNETRLLIPGLSGFYAAMEPIAYTLVRVVLGLVLFMHGWQKVNTFGLDKVSTAFATNYGLPGASAYLVAFVELIGGAAILIGLFTRFFASASAILLLVAMFAAHWAKGFYAGQGGYEFALTLGIVAFFIAIRGGGRYSVDAKIGKEL
- the purN gene encoding phosphoribosylglycinamide formyltransferase encodes the protein MPKKRVAVLISGRGSNMAALIEAAKAPDYPAEIVLVLANIADAGGLETARNNGIETAVVDHKAFGKDRAAFDRAMHDVLVAHNIELVCLAGFMRLLTPQFVAQWNERMLNIHPALLPAFKGLDTHKRALDAKAKVHGATVHFVVPEMDAGPIIMQGAVVVRDDDTEATLAARVLKVEHTIYPAALKLVAEDRVKVADGRCLIDGVAVPDADALTPAA
- a CDS encoding ABC-F family ATP-binding cassette domain-containing protein — protein: MLIIDNLTVRIAGRSLLEDASARVTPGARVGLIGRNGTGKSTLFNVITGQLGAETGSVSLPPRWRIGRLAQEAPNGPESLLKVVLQAPSERTDLLAEAETATDPNRIAEIQSRLADIGAHAAPARAAAILSGLGFSPSDQQRPCTEFSGGWRMRVALAATLFAEPDLLLLDEPTNYLDLEGTLWLQDHLAKYPHTMIVVSHDRDLLDNSVNQILALEAKKLTLYKGGYSDFERLRSERLALDQKMIKKQEAQRAHLQAFVDRFRAKATKARQAQSRIKMLAKMQPIVSMTTDDVRPINIPAPDKLLSPPIIATDGVAVGYEPGHPVLSGVSLRIDNDDRIALLGSNGNGKSTLVKLLAGRLKPERGTVTRAAPLKVGYFAQHQVDELDLNDSPYDHVRRLMPDQPEARIRARVGAIGFSGDAGNTKVEKLSGGEKARLMLGLSTFEAPHLIILDEPTNHLDIDSRGALIEAINDFPGAVILVSHDRYLLEACVDRLWLVAGGKVKPFDGDIEDYHRFILSEGKPSSVAKAAPRVDPAEARRAAAEKRAETAPLRKQIQKAEADIAQLNKQLAKLDNTLGDGELFVKDPARAADLSKTRANVVAAIAKAEEEWLAASSALEQA
- a CDS encoding AI-2E family transporter; protein product: MTLQRQMTFWLVALAIFVLLLWLLADILLPFIAGLAIAYFLAPLTDRLERMGVNRMVAALGIITLVVLLIVLVLLLILPLLGGQLGALIQNIPTYVTKLRSLVSDPGIPWLNKLLGSGIGSDKGISDLVTQGAGWITTFLTGLWSGGRAIVSLFSLIVVTPVVAFYLLYDWHRMVNAVDSWIPVRQRDTVHQLAHETDRAIAGFVRGQAAVCLILGTFYAVALTLTGLNFGLLIGLISGLITFIPYVGSMTGLVLSVGVAVAQFWPDYTWIVVVIVIFFVGQFIEGNVLSPKLVGESAGLHPVWVIFALLAFGYLFGFVGLLVAVPVSATIGVLVRFALRRYLESPFYTGDPTK
- a CDS encoding molybdopterin-containing oxidoreductase family protein; its protein translation is MNQTVRPPKQAIRIGHSACPHDCPSTCALDVEILDAHTIGRVRGARDNDYTAGVVCAKVARYAEREHHADRLMHPLQRVGGKGSREFRRIGWDDALDIVAEQLLKAETHHGAESVWPYYYAGTMGLVMRDGIHRLRHVKKYSGFHSTICVNPAWSGFAAGTGKIAGSDPREMAKSDLVVIWGTNPVNTQVNVMTHATHARKERGAKIAAVDVYMNGTMAQADLPVLVKPGTDGALACAVMHCLFRDGKADWAYLDKYTDAPRELEAHLKTRDPQWASAITGTPVETIEEFARLIGDTKRTYFRLGYGFARSRNGAANMHAALSIAAVTGAWQYEGGGAFHNNNDIFGLNKSLIEGTDAFDPKVRMLDQSRIGAILTGDRDALRGGPPVDALFIQNTNPLSVAPDQTLVKRGFARDDLFVCVHEQFMTETAEVADIVLPATTFLEHDDIYRGGGHQYIMLGPKLVEPPGECRNNHDVVAALAERLGAEHEGFGMSPRELIDDMLRRSKRGTLAELEANKWIDCQPPFEKAHYLDGFNWPDGKFRFKPDWPKVPFRSPYTSGPVDDMPVLPDHWNVVETADAEHPFRLATSPARGFLNSTFNETPTSQANEKRPTVMIHPDDAAEQGIADGDEVVLGNRRGEVRLHAKLFDGVRRGVLIAESIWPNSAYVDGRGINTLTGADAVAPFGGAAFHDNKVWVRKA
- the purM gene encoding phosphoribosylformylglycinamidine cyclo-ligase, which gives rise to MADKAPNEPGLTYAQAGVDIDAGNRMVDLIKPLVRATARPGADAEIGGFGGLFDLKRAGYKDPILVAANDGVGTKVKISIETGRHDTIGIDLVAMSVNDLVVQGAEPLFFLDYYATGRLEPEIGAAVVAGISVGCRDAGCALIGGETAEMPGLYQGDDYDLAGFAVGAVERGEVLPRPDIAEGDVILGLASSGVHSNGYSLVRKVVAKSGLLWSTSAPFAPEKSLGEAILTPTRIYVKSCLAAIRATKAVKGLAHITGGGFPDNIPRVLPKSLGARIDLTKVNAPPVFRWLAQVGNIAPNEMLRTFNCGVGMIVVVAPKDAAAVTDAFAKAGEKVAAIGSVIRANGNERVIYDGALDLKL